gtttaatataaaaaagcatAAAAGACTAAATATTATCACACTTTATAACTGCTACATTCAACTAAATGTATACATTTAGGACACTTAAACATTGCACACCACCAAATCCACCATCACATCTGTCTATGTCTCAGCTTAGTGTAAGTTAGGTGAATACCAGTTTTACAGCATGTAGTAAATAATAACTTGTGGTTAATCTGGAAAATAAGAAAAGTGAAAAGTACACATAATGTCAGATTTATAAACTGACTATTTTGTATTTACTTGTCTGATTGCAATGCCACTATTTCCTTACATTTCCTTTATGACTTTATATTTTGATTTGTGCTACATGACTTGTAATTGAAAAACCACAATCAAATGATTATCAATAAACAGTACTGTCATTACTGTATATAGTGCTGCAAACCTGCAAGTTTTGTCTCCCATGTTTTTCACTGATGTAATAAAGACCAGGTCTGGACCTTTTTAGCGACTCGTCGTGCATAAACAGTACATACAACCTTGGTATTATTATCACATAGGAAAAAAAACCTTTCTCTGTTAAAACCACTGCTCTGTTCACTTCTTTTTTCAGATTCCCTCCGACTTGATTTTCCCATCCTAGCAACATGCAGTTTAGTGGTAGCCAAGGAGCTTCACCACTGTGCCAACTAGCCAGCACTGTTCTCAAGGATGGCTCTCACAGAATGTATCACAGCAAAAAGAGTTTGGTGAAAATCAAAAATTATACTGTCTGTGTGAGAGCGAGAACAAAAAGAGACGTATGTAATAATCATTACTCGTGCATTGATACTAGTTACAAGttcttttatttaaatgacaaaatactTGGTTGTTGCTGGGAATTTTTTTGTGAATCTGTCAACTGTGTAACTGTTCTATTCAGAGTTTCCCAATGGATTTCTTTCATAGACAGAAAATGTTATAGGTCATATTGTCCAGGCACTCAACAtggcatattattattattattaacaatttcTTGGGAAAACCACAAAGTAGGCTACTTAAAATTCACTCTGACGTCTAACTAAATAAGAGGTTTAGGTCTGTGGAAAAAGAAGGAGGGTCAAACTGGGttagatagatacagtagatagatactttattcatcccgagggaaattttagGGTTACCTATTGTGTTAAAGGGATTTACCATTTCTGTATATTTAAGGTAGCCTACTTCATTTTGGGGTCAAGCTATATTTTGGCAaaactgcaaaagaaaactttcATTTTAGTTACATTTGAATTTGGTTAATTCTGATTTAGTTCACAAAGTTACCCCTAGTAAAGTTTGCTTCAAAACAATCAACCATCTACATCTGTGTTACATTAAGGCATGGTTGATTTTTAGGCATAGGTTAGTGTCATGTAGATGATATGACCACAATTGAgtaaagttaaataaaatgaattattaATATAATTGTCAGTGGATTTTAGGCTTAGGATATCTAAATGACCACAAACAGCCCTGCATTAAGGCTCTGATAGAAAGTCATCCTTGGAGTATGCTACAGAATGCATGGCAGACAATGTGGTCAAACCTTAcacaaaactatatatatatatatgtctagaCAGGTCTGGCAAAGCTGCAACACCACCTTTACAATGTCAGACAATGTTTTCAAGGGATAATTTCATGAGTATACTTTTTAAGTAATTATATTAAAAGTTTAAGAACTAATTTAACTGAAAAGATTGAGTTATATGTTCTTCATAGGAACACATTGGTGTCTGTTTTGATGTGGACCCCATGTGTACATATccatattttttcatttgtgtGAGAACCAATTAGGTTTTTGAGGCCAATTTTTGACAAGTGAGGTCATTCTGGGGCCTGTTCAGGGAGACCCTCTCTTCTTTAAGAGGATAGGGAATACCTGTTGTCAATTGTAGGTCCTCACTTATATAGAAGTTcaagaacgtgtgtgtgtgtgtgttggttggaGAGGTATAGGGTGATTTCAAAAGGCAGTCTCACTTTAGTTACATTCAAATAAGGAAATATTATATCAtatcattttatattatatatttgtctAGTCTTTCATTTTTTGgatattttgtaaaaataagtCTTTGTTTCTCGAGCTGTCTGAGACAATGGTAGTTTATTAGAAATATTTAATTTCAAAAATGTATTCCGTATTATTTGTGTAATAagtgtttatcggtgttttaagccaaCAACGTCTCcttcaggcagcgctgcctggaaggcactaggagaaggcaatggttatggttatggttagggttaaaattagggttaggtgccttgaagtcaacggtcgcatcgctgccttgaagtcgattaggcaatggttagggttaaggttaagggttaggtgccttgaagtcaacggtcgcagtgctgcctggaaagagacgttgggggcttaaaacaccattgagcgtacTAACTGCTGTTTAAAACCTCCCCGACCCCAGCTCCTCAGACTGTGCACTGGCTTAGTTAACCAGGAGCTCCTGGTACTGCTCAGACCGAAGGAAACGACCGAAGGAGTCTTTCTCCATCAGGGCGAAGATCCTCTTCTGGGCCAGGTCAAAGGTTGTAGGGGAGAGATCAACCAGGTTCCTCAGGGTAACATCCTTGGTGAAGTGATCAATGTTCACCTGTGGTGGGAGGACAACAGGACATGCTGTCAGAAATGCAAAGGATGAAGACAAAGTGCTGATGGCAAGTATGTATACTGATGATGTAGGTTTTTGCAGAAATGTAATGATTTGTCTGCAAGAGATGACTCAGACAGATGAGGTGTAAGATGCcatttcatcatcatcaacctTTATTTACTTCTCGGGAGTACAATTGAGGGCAAGCCCTCATTTTCAATGTAGCCgaacataaaatacaaaatataatttagAACACAATTTACAAATGTTgcacatatataaatatttagtaAAAAAATTGCATTTAAATGACTAAAATCAATTACATCCAAAATCACAAGTATTTAAAACCAGTGTTCTAAACTGCTCATATGTTGGAAGataacttaatttaaatgatTGTTGTTCTAGGTGGTTGGTGCATTATAGAAGAATGCAGATTTCCCTAGTTCTGATTGAACCCTCTGGACCTTAAGTAAAAGCTGGTTGTTATCTTGTTTGATAAGGCCCTGAGTTCCACTCTAACAGAGCAGAAATATAAGGAGGTAGCTTACTGTTAATGGCCTTAAAAATGAACAGACACCAATGGTTTTCACGTCTTTCTGCTTATGAAGATAGACCTGCTTTAGCCTAGAGTGAACAATGATGGGTGTTGTAGCTCTCTCCAGTGATAAATCTTAGAGCGGAGTGATAAATTGTGTCCAGGTGTTTGAGATTAGGAGCAGCACTTCTATAAATAACGTCACCATAATCAAGCACTGAAAGAAAAACAGCTTCAACAATTCTTTTTCTGTTTGATAAAGGGAAACAGGATTTGTTTCTGTAAAGGAATCTTAGTTTCTGTTTCAAGTTAAGGATTAGATTATCAATAtggtaaagaaaagaaaacttctCGTCAAACCAGATGCCAAGATATTTGTATTTTGATCCACTATAAACAAGCTATCATAGTCAATATTCCTGGCATTAGTAAACAAGCTGAACAGAAATGGCAATGCAATTTATAATTATGTCGTCGGCATAAAGATGGACATAGCAGTCAATCAAAGAAGACACAATATTATTgatataaatagaaaaaaaggacaGGTGCCAGAACTGATCCCTGTGGGACCCCCTTAGAAATTGGCAAAAAGAGAGATTTGATGTTTCCAGACTTTACACACTGAGCTCTCCCATGTAAATAATTTTCAAAACAATCACATGCCTTATCATCTAGCCCAATGTTGTACAACTATGTAAAAGCAAGGGATggtcatacctgtcaagtattccgttttggccgggaaagtcccgtattttacccttctttcctgCCGTCCTCCcatattagtattttcccgtaaatctcccgtattttaacctgcgttattaaaaaataataataccccgggcccgagcggagtaaaaaaaataaaaaaaacattcccaatctgagctctgtcactagcctcgcgataactgccacgtgcagtagcctactacagcatatatctatgcctactacaggtactgtaggtggcagttgtcgcgaggttagtgtgtgaggtcagatgatgagtgacaacacgagggaaaaaagaagaaagaaaacagagacggatgatggacgctacgacagagacggtgcgctgccaaaacttttgaaggctttactatgcattccccatataatagcaatgcaagttcagaaagggtgtttagcatggtacgaaagattgttacagagaatagaatgacgttagacaacagaactgtttgcgctctactctcatataaaatgaaccactctggcccagcccactaatacactccttccaaaacagtcttaaagaatgcaaagtctgcaacaaatttgtacaataactcactaaaagagtaaagaaaagttatgtgaaatgaaaagaaaaactgtaaaagaaaagcaatatgaaatgaaaagaatgtgtggaatgaaaataaaatgtaaatgtaaagacaagcaatgttataaattgtaaatgttttcagcattctgcatcaagtggtgattttagctttcttgtacacctgtcttaaaatgtaagggatactggagcttggttggggtggtgggactgctcgaggtgggcaccggaaaatttcccttattttcaaatccaaaacttgataGATATGGGGATGGTCAACCATATTAAATGCTTTTGAAAGGTCTACAAAAATGGAGGCACAATGCTTCTTTTCATCAAGGGCAGATATAATATTATTTGCAACTAACAGCTGAGATGGTACTGTGATTGactctaaatcctgattggtgAGGACTCAAAACTGCAGAACTACTGAGGAAAACCTTAAGTTGATTATTTAACAGAGATTCCAGGAGTTTAGCAAGGCATTACAATTTTGAAATGGGTCTGTAATCGTCCATATCATTTTTGCTTCCTCCTTTGTGCAGTGGAGTTATGTGTGCCAATTTCCAGATACAGTTGAAATAGAAAGGTTGAAGATATGAGTTATTTGCTCAGCAATAAGTGGAGCAGCCCATTTAAGAAAGAAAGGATCCAATTTGGCCTCACCAATTGAAACCCTGGGATTAATAGCTTGCAAGGCATCAAATACAACACCAGAAGAGATGGGATGAAATAAAAGCTTGCAGATCTGACTCACGTTATGTGCACAGTCATCACTGAAAATGTAGGGTCCTGAGTATTCCCGGTCAAATAAATAACCAGCTTCAACAAAACGTCTGTTTAATGCCAGAGAAATCTCATTTTGATCAACAATTGTATTATCACAGCAATCAAGATGAGAAGGTAGGGGAGCAGTAGGTGTAGTTTTAATAGAATTTACCGCCTTCCAAAGGATTATTATAAGAATTAGTAATCAAATCAGAACAGTAATTTGATTTGGCAAGTCTTAGCATGGAGGTGCATCTGTTCCTGATTTGCCTTAAGGCTGCCCAATTTGAGGGCTCACCAGAGCATCTGGCTAGTGACCATGCTGTTTCGATCTTTAAATAAGGCAGCTAGTTCAGAAGAGAACCAAGGGGAAACTCTGTCTTTGATGATGAGCCTTTTTGGTGGAGCATGTTTATCAATAAtggagagaatttttttttttatggaaaagTCCAAAGCTAAATCATCATCAAATATTCCAGATGTGAGACGAGTGAGAGATCAGTTAAAAAGGCTTGGGCATTCAATTGTCTTAGATTTCTTTTTATAACCATACGAGGCTTAGCTTTCATTTTCCGGGTATCTCTGATACATGCAATGGGACAATGGTCACTAATTCCAAGCTCAAAAACTCACCAGGCAGTAATTGTTTCAACTTTGTTTGAAAATAGTGTATAAGGTCGATTTTAGGCAAGGTGCAATTTAATTATTCCCTGTCGATTTGAACTTGCCAGTTGTTATGTTTATGCTtaatcaaatacaaatataaactaAATCTAGTCCTGTCTGCCAGAAGATTATTATTCCATGGAAGAGACCTCCCAGAGACCTCATGTTTACAACAACTGGTTTAACAGTCAGAGACTGATTGTTACTCTTGGCAAAAAAGTGAATACATGTATTACCAAAAATGACAAACTAAGACATTACCCTACCTATAGTAACCAGAATATCAGATCAGTGTAGACCAGTATGAGGAACAATTCCCCTCTAAAGTACAGTGAAGTAGAAGTCACATCCCTAACCCAAGCAGGAATTACCTCAGAAAATGTGctaaatatgtgtgtatgtatgtgtgtgtgtgtgtgtgtgtgtgtgtgtgtgtgtgtgcgcgcgcgcgctgTTCACTGGGGTACAGAGTCTAAGTACATTCCCTGTCTATACCTCGTCAGTTTACACTCTAGCATGTCTGTATTTCTCCTCTAAACACTGGTTCAACTGATTGGATAAAGACTCTCACTCCTTTAAATGTATGCACTTTGTTATACAGGGAGCTTCGTCTCCAACAAttcattttcccttttttttatcttgaatACACTTTTTGCTGAGTAAAATGCTATGGAAAATGTGGACTATCTTACTCATTGAGACTGTTCACGcactagtggccgtagtaataATGGCGGGAGCAATGCAGGAACTGCATGTATAAAAGCGCCAAGTTCAACGTAAAGGAGAGAACAAACGcagctgttttttattttttattttacggAACAAAATTACGTCACATTCAGCGTCACGTGTGTAACCAGTagtgaagtaacgtctgattttaacccaaaccacgatgTTTTTCTCAATTAAGGAGTTTTGGTGACTAAAGATAACCAAACTTTGACAGTTTCACAACCTTAacaaacgctcctgtgggtcgaaTTAGAGGGGAGGAATTAACAACCTATATTGTTGTATGGTTTGAGGGACTAATCATACCCTGTTGACAAAAATTTGAATGCATTATCAACACACTGAAGGCATATTCTAAGGAATGTGGATTGAGCATGTACAACTTTGCACGAGTGGTATGAATGAGAATGTTGCCAACTTCCAGATTTCAGTGACTTACATTAAGTCAGAGCTCTTAATTGAATCGTTCCATCATGTAAAGCATGTGATTAATTCGATGAACTCTTTCTATTCAAGTTGGTGTTAAAAGGGGGAAGTAACAAGAGTCCCTGACCTCTCTGGGTCCCTCAGACTGGATGAAGTCTTCATAGATCTTCTTGGCCTTGGCGGCCATCTTAGCGGGGTTCTTGGTCTTCTTGAAGTCCTCGCAGGTCACCCAGAACTCAATGTTCTCATCACTGAACTCGGACTGCAGGAAGCTACGGAAAGCCGCCAGACCATCTGATGGAGAAAAGGGGGTGgggagttagagagagagaaagatgtatCGACAGGCTAGGATATACAGTAGAACAACAAGTGATTATTTAGGCCCCTTTTCACGTACAcattcttaaaataaatatactggCAATTCTGAATAAGCATTTGAGACACTTTTCAACTGAAGTCATGATGGGCTAACTAAAACTCAATATTTCTGTTGCACCTACAACATGGCTTAGTTTAATGATGAGTTACAAGGTTAAACACGAAAAGACGTGCATCTTGCTCGGAGCTGCTAATGTCACAGTTATACATTCGTCATTTAAATTTCTAAAATACAGAAGTAAATCCCCAAATAATATGGATGAGTCAATTCTTAAGTTGTCGAATTGTCAGATCGGTCCacagaaatgtgttttcattCATGTCCCCCTCCCCCTGGGCAGAGAGTAACAAGGAAAATGGCactcaaaaaaaacacaataacccTCAgaccatctgtctctctctctctctctctctcctaaaaTTAACAGATTTCATCCACGCCAACTGCTATTATTAATTAGCTAAAtgttttacatacagtacaagaaCAAAAAGGAATTAAATGTGAGTCACAAACTgatgtttcatgttttttttttatatctgtgCTTGGACACTGTTGGTCTGTATAATATAGGCACCATCATTCTATATATTTATGTGGTGAATTATTAAATTGATAAGACACATTTGTCAGTTACCCATCTACCTGTTATTGCCCTGCCATTTGGACTCTTGCCATGTAATCATATcactacaatacatttttgAACTGCACCAGTCCAACTGTATCATCTGCATGTGGGTCCTTCCCCTGCTCCCTGCACTCCAAACCGTAACATTATAGAACATGTGCTAATCAGAAGTACAGGTCCTTTAGAAATGGTCTTTAATGAGGACTTCTAtgacaaaataagttttgaaatCCACCAGTGATGCCCCTGTAAGAACCGAGAACACTCTTCTTCCTTGATACCATTATTTTCCAAGGCACACCTGTTTTCCAGGAGTGACACGGCTGCCTTTCAAATTATGTACCAGATGCCAAATATCACTTGAGCCATTGTGGCTCTTTCGGTAATGGTTCAGACATGTTTCAATAAAACCATTTcggaaagaaaaacattttcaacagaccAGCAATGTTACAGATTCCATATCTAAAAGATTTTAGTACATGTTTTGCAGAAGAGAAGTAGTGGGAAATGAAAGAAACAATTAACATTATAAAATGGTGGCATGAACTACATAGGTTTGCTATTTTTTAAGTGTGATGAGATTAAGCAATGTTTTGTGtccatttcacatttttcacattttaaaagtttaaaagttTTCAGCATTAGTTTCCCAAATACTTTCTGGATGGACCCAAAAGAGAGATCAGAAACAAGTGGATGTTTTTTACAATATAAAGGGAGTGAAAACATTCAGAaaccttttttaaaacttccAAGCTATTCTAGTAATAAAATTacgtttagttaaaaaaaaaacaaaaaaaaaaactaaatttacttttacaaaaacaaacaactatGCCTACTGTACCTTTCggaatagttgaaaaaagtgtccaaaatagaaaaaaaacttgtattTGGACAAATGTAAAAGGACAGTGGTTATTCCAAGATAAGGATCCAAAATGTGACTTGATTAAACAACCACTCAGTTCAGCTAAGAGCATTGTAGTTCAACATAATGCCTGCGAAAGGTCCCATTGTCTGAATGAGCATGTGCTGCAGATGATAAGCTTTCTGCTGTGGCCTTAGGCTTTTATCTGCAATCTAAATGGCTAGTTTGGTTCAAAATAGCACGGAGTTGCAAtcaagctttatttttttttcatagaccTTTAgtacaaggacacacacacacacacacacacacacacacacacacacacacacacacacacacacacacacacacacacacacacacacacacacacacacacacacacacaggcgctgGTGACAATTAATGGCCGTTTGTGTATCAGTGCTGCAACAACCAGCACCACCACAAGTTTTGTTTGTCATGCATTTATGAATCTACCATATCTTTCTTCCATGTCAGCAGAATTATGCTACATTTTCTTTTGAGattaactttaatttcagtTTTAATTAACTTCACTGACCCTCATAGTTTGACCATAAATAATTATAAACTGATACAACTAAACAACAACTTTAAAAATTAGATTCATTTTTCTGCAAGTGCAATGCTTCTATTTTATCAGCGAGTAGTCACACATTATTTAATCCCAGTTGCATTATAAACATTATGTTATGCAATTTTTCACTTCAAGGCAATGGAGGGGGGCAGTTCTACATCTGAGGGCAAATACCTCACAGAGAATCCCATGGGAATTAACAAGAGAGAAGCCATAAAGAATAATGTTAATGTAAAATCTCATGTACATAAATAATCACAGTGCAGCAGTTTGCAGCAACTGTGCAATAAATCAACGCTGGTGGAATCATTTAGACTTCTCCCTGGAGATGTTACCATAACACACATAACCTCCATggtcagatacacacacagatgcgtacacacattcatgcaggCATGCAAACACAGGAGGAACATACATCTCTCTGCCCTGAACTGTGCTGAAGGAGCCACTTAGAAAGGTCTTTTACCGCCCACTGAGCTCTGCAGAGGAAAGGTTTCTCCGTTCATACGTATCAGATGGTCAGTAACATCTGTGGCTCTGTTTTGATACATGGGCAACTTAAGTGACTTCATAGCAGGAGAGTTCACACGTACCGCTCAACACCGCTAACCATTAGAGTTAATCATCAGTCTTGCTGGCTCTCAGGCTTTCTGTGCACTTTGTGAAGTAAACAGAGGAGCCAGTCGTTGCTTTCTGGAAAGTACGGTGGTTGTTATTCTCCCCATGAGCAATGCACTTACACTTTCATCAGTTTATACCTACAGTTCAAACTATCTTAATGTGACTTACATTGGCAAAATTACTGCTGATACACATACATGAAGCATATGTTACAGATAAATATGATGAAGTAATATCTGGTGACAGGCCGTGGTATGTTGTGATTATATCGCAGCTAAGGGGCATCGTTAGGCTTGACGCTTAACCAAAACAAACTAACCGATCAAGGCAGCAGTACagcagcaactcccgtgttctgcaAGGTAaaaagattgattttgtcaagggactctggtggctttgaaga
The Perca fluviatilis chromosome 9, GENO_Pfluv_1.0, whole genome shotgun sequence genome window above contains:
- the rgs5a gene encoding regulator of G-protein signaling 5a, which translates into the protein MCKGLAALPQTCRERAKEIKSKLGVLLQKPENGIDLIIPYPEKTEKKPEKQQKPTPEEAAQWRESLDRVLNNSYGLAAFRSFLQSEFSDENIEFWVTCEDFKKTKNPAKMAAKAKKIYEDFIQSEGPREVNIDHFTKDVTLRNLVDLSPTTFDLAQKRIFALMEKDSFGRFLRSEQYQELLVN